In one Acidimicrobiia bacterium genomic region, the following are encoded:
- a CDS encoding type II secretion system F family protein, whose amino-acid sequence MSDVMARGVLAAVSMIAIRRLDDVALAPLLAAAVAFVVAPLAGVAFVAAVPLVRLRRRRTDRLADTGGADSDVVLLSELTVLGLGAGLGFRAALRLAAREVHPELRREVFSVIREATRFGGQATLEAAGGRATDLYRAAGRASLTGAPLLEIVAALVVEQRAEERARAVAAAKRLPVRMLFPLALLILPGFLVLTVGPTLLSAFDRLAL is encoded by the coding sequence GTGAGCGACGTGATGGCCAGGGGTGTTCTGGCGGCCGTCTCGATGATTGCCATCCGCCGTCTCGACGACGTGGCACTCGCACCGTTGCTGGCGGCTGCGGTGGCGTTCGTCGTAGCTCCACTCGCAGGTGTGGCGTTCGTCGCCGCGGTGCCGCTTGTGCGCTTGCGGCGTCGCCGCACCGACCGGCTCGCCGACACCGGCGGCGCAGACTCCGACGTCGTGCTCCTCAGCGAACTGACGGTCTTGGGACTCGGAGCCGGCCTCGGATTCCGGGCGGCTCTGCGCCTCGCAGCCCGAGAGGTTCACCCCGAGCTGCGCCGCGAGGTCTTCTCGGTCATTCGGGAGGCCACTCGGTTTGGAGGACAGGCGACGCTCGAGGCAGCCGGAGGGCGGGCAACCGACCTCTACCGAGCGGCAGGACGCGCCTCCCTCACAGGAGCGCCATTGCTCGAGATCGTCGCCGCGCTCGTCGTCGAGCAGCGGGCCGAGGAGCGAGCCAGGGCTGTCGCCGCAGCCAAGCGGCTGCCCGTTCGGATGCTGTTCCCGCTCGCTCTACTGATCCTGCCTGGGTTCCTCGTGCTCACGGTCGGCCCCACGTTGCTGAGCGCCTTCGATCGCCTCGCCCTCTGA
- a CDS encoding CpaF family protein, whose protein sequence is MALIDRLTRRLIDSDVALERAALVAAAERLLLEEAPLAPASVAVDAADALVGLGPLESLLRDREVSDVLVNGPGEVWVERAGALERTSIRFPDGRAVLAAVERVIAPLGLRIDRASPVVDARLPDGSRLHAIMDPIAVDGPVVAVRRFTEAVSDLDGLVAAGAIDDHGAHLLAEAVSSRRNILVSGGTGSGKTTLLNLLSRVIPAGERVVTVEDAAELRLAGHVVRLEARPANVEGLGEIPLRDLVRHALRLRPDRIIVGEVRGPEAFDMVQAMSTGHDGSMSTVHANGPEEAVWRVESLALSGDRRVSPATVRRQLRSALDIVVQVERRGGNRRVSRIAAVTLDDLEEVYSW, encoded by the coding sequence ATGGCATTGATCGACCGCCTGACGCGCCGGCTCATCGACTCCGACGTCGCCCTGGAACGTGCCGCGCTCGTCGCCGCCGCGGAACGGCTCCTCCTGGAGGAGGCGCCGTTGGCCCCTGCGTCCGTCGCCGTCGACGCGGCCGACGCCCTGGTGGGCCTCGGCCCGCTCGAGTCCCTGCTGCGCGATCGTGAGGTGAGCGACGTGCTCGTCAATGGGCCCGGGGAGGTCTGGGTCGAGCGCGCCGGCGCTCTCGAGCGGACCTCGATTCGGTTCCCCGACGGCCGGGCGGTGCTTGCTGCCGTCGAGCGGGTGATCGCTCCGCTCGGCCTGCGGATCGACAGGGCGAGCCCGGTCGTAGACGCCCGCCTGCCGGACGGCTCGCGGTTGCACGCCATCATGGACCCGATCGCGGTCGATGGGCCGGTGGTCGCGGTGCGGCGCTTCACCGAGGCGGTCTCCGACCTGGACGGCCTCGTCGCCGCCGGCGCGATCGACGACCACGGGGCTCATCTCCTCGCCGAGGCCGTCTCCTCTCGCAGGAACATCCTGGTGAGCGGGGGGACCGGGTCAGGCAAGACGACTCTCCTCAACCTTCTGTCGCGAGTGATCCCCGCCGGCGAGCGGGTCGTCACCGTCGAAGACGCCGCCGAGCTTCGCCTCGCAGGCCACGTCGTGCGGCTGGAGGCTCGACCCGCCAACGTCGAGGGCCTCGGCGAGATCCCACTGCGTGACCTCGTGCGACACGCCCTCCGCCTGCGACCAGACAGAATCATCGTCGGCGAGGTGAGAGGCCCCGAGGCCTTCGACATGGTCCAGGCGATGAGCACCGGGCACGACGGATCGATGTCGACCGTCCACGCCAACGGACCCGAGGAAGCGGTGTGGCGCGTCGAGTCGCTCGCCTTGTCTGGGGACAGGAGGGTGTCGCCTGCGACCGTGCGGCGCCAGCTGCGGTCGGCGCTCGACATCGTGGTGCAAGTCGAGCGGCGAGGTGGTAACCGACGGGTGAGCCGGATCGCCGCGGTCACGCTCGACGACCTGGAGGAGGTCTACTCGTGGTGA
- a CDS encoding ATP-binding protein — translation MSEATGAGRVRRAVLVTGTVSVSAALILELLLGSGTYQPQPLRIAAYLVILLLVWDARRRGNRVEVLTLGSAVLLCVLSLADGALPERGAGFGPGTTAGIAGLVCVMYLATRETTRMWPVWSMSAGIAAFGVLSVAIERPSGAIAVTWLLVAIPTQALAIWLVVDLTARLANHARAETVRVRIQKALAACSHILLARDDETAIESALRALLDATEADYAYVDVNQSEPDGRVTWRIVHDVMSSRVPIGPGDFQDGNYDDMPWVADMLGAGEHVEIRVEELPERLRSRYEAEGVKSELAAPILIGGAWIGTIGFTDFYRDGVWTDLEVDALMRAADMVGAYWTRERAREGLENLAMAKDRFVASVSHELRTPLTAVAGFSAELRENLERLTTTEIREMVELIAGQSDEVANLVEDLLTVERAAAGNLAVNPVEFDLTTAVASVVATTPLDGKSVVQVPGSIFAVADPLRTRQIVRNLLTNAARYGGPSVRVTCTEHGVHASVTIADDGPGVEGMDAERIFDPYFRSRPEGGVPGSVGLGLAVARQLARLMGGELVYGRKRGWTEFVLTLPSRLPAKGQPVGAGASVSR, via the coding sequence GTGAGCGAAGCAACCGGTGCCGGGCGGGTCCGACGCGCCGTCCTCGTGACCGGCACGGTCTCGGTGAGCGCCGCGCTGATCCTCGAGCTCCTCCTCGGATCGGGAACGTACCAGCCGCAGCCGCTCCGCATAGCCGCATACCTCGTCATCCTGCTTCTCGTGTGGGACGCCAGACGCCGAGGCAATCGGGTCGAGGTTCTCACGCTCGGCTCGGCGGTGCTTCTCTGCGTCCTGTCACTCGCAGACGGTGCCCTCCCCGAGCGAGGCGCCGGGTTCGGCCCCGGGACGACTGCAGGCATCGCCGGCCTCGTCTGTGTCATGTACCTGGCGACCCGCGAGACGACCAGGATGTGGCCCGTCTGGTCGATGAGCGCCGGCATCGCCGCCTTCGGGGTGCTCTCGGTGGCCATCGAGCGGCCGTCGGGAGCCATCGCGGTCACCTGGCTGCTCGTGGCGATCCCTACCCAGGCACTGGCGATCTGGCTCGTCGTCGACCTCACGGCGCGGCTGGCGAACCACGCCAGAGCGGAGACCGTGAGAGTCAGGATCCAGAAGGCGCTGGCGGCGTGCTCCCACATCCTGCTGGCGCGCGACGACGAGACGGCGATCGAGAGCGCGTTGCGCGCCCTGCTCGACGCCACCGAGGCCGACTACGCCTACGTCGACGTGAACCAGTCCGAGCCGGACGGCAGGGTGACATGGCGGATCGTCCATGACGTGATGAGCTCGCGGGTCCCGATCGGCCCCGGCGATTTCCAGGACGGCAACTACGACGACATGCCCTGGGTCGCCGACATGCTCGGTGCAGGAGAGCACGTCGAGATCCGCGTCGAAGAGCTTCCGGAGCGGCTGAGAAGCCGGTATGAGGCAGAGGGGGTGAAATCCGAGCTCGCCGCCCCGATCCTGATCGGCGGCGCGTGGATAGGGACGATCGGGTTCACCGACTTCTATCGCGACGGGGTGTGGACGGACCTCGAGGTCGATGCCCTCATGCGGGCCGCCGACATGGTGGGGGCGTACTGGACGCGCGAGCGCGCCCGCGAGGGGCTGGAGAACCTGGCCATGGCGAAGGACCGGTTCGTGGCATCCGTGAGCCACGAGCTGCGGACGCCCCTGACGGCGGTGGCCGGGTTCTCCGCCGAGCTGCGCGAGAACCTCGAGCGACTCACGACGACCGAGATCAGAGAGATGGTGGAGCTCATCGCCGGGCAGAGTGACGAGGTCGCCAACCTCGTCGAGGATCTGCTCACGGTCGAGCGGGCCGCCGCCGGCAACCTCGCCGTCAACCCGGTCGAGTTCGACCTGACAACCGCCGTGGCGTCCGTGGTGGCCACGACGCCGCTCGACGGCAAGTCCGTCGTTCAGGTTCCGGGCTCGATCTTCGCCGTCGCTGATCCGCTGCGGACGCGTCAGATCGTTCGCAACCTACTCACGAACGCCGCCCGCTACGGCGGCCCGTCCGTCAGGGTCACGTGCACAGAGCACGGCGTCCACGCTTCCGTGACCATCGCCGACGACGGCCCCGGGGTCGAGGGCATGGACGCCGAGCGCATCTTCGACCCGTACTTCCGCTCGCGTCCGGAAGGCGGCGTGCCGGGTTCCGTCGGCCTCGGGCTGGCCGTCGCCCGGCAGCTGGCACGCCTCATGGGAGGCGAGCTCGTCTACGGCCGCAAGCGGGGGTGGACCGAGTTCGTCCTCACTCTCCCGAGCCGGCTGCCCGCCAAGGGGCAGCCGGTCGGGGCCGGCGCCTCGGTGTCCCGATGA
- a CDS encoding HAD-IB family hydrolase yields the protein MQEAAFFDLDKTVIAKSSTLAFGKPFYKAGFVGKRALMKMGFAQLFYVLFGADEEQLQRARDQMLQLTSGWHRAEIEQLVEETLDEVADPLVYAEALTLIDDHKRQGRLVYLVSASPVEIVRPIGRHIGVTNVIATRVKTDSAGFFLPELALYAMGPGKADAINELAEREGIDLGSSFAYSDSMTDLPMMELVGHPVAVNPEKDLRKLAEERGWEILEFQRQVSLRTRLARPVPIISGATIAAAGIGALAVILLKRRAAARA from the coding sequence ATGCAAGAGGCAGCATTCTTCGACCTCGACAAGACCGTCATCGCCAAGTCCTCGACGCTCGCCTTCGGCAAGCCGTTCTACAAGGCGGGCTTCGTCGGGAAACGAGCGCTCATGAAGATGGGATTCGCCCAGCTCTTCTACGTGCTGTTCGGAGCGGACGAGGAACAGCTGCAGCGAGCCCGCGACCAGATGCTGCAGCTCACTTCGGGTTGGCACCGCGCCGAGATCGAACAGCTCGTCGAGGAGACGCTCGATGAGGTCGCCGATCCTCTCGTCTACGCCGAGGCGCTGACCCTCATCGACGACCACAAGCGGCAGGGCCGCCTCGTCTACCTCGTCTCGGCGAGCCCGGTCGAGATCGTGCGTCCCATCGGTCGCCACATCGGCGTCACCAACGTCATCGCAACCAGGGTGAAGACGGACTCGGCGGGCTTCTTCCTCCCCGAGCTGGCGCTGTACGCCATGGGCCCGGGCAAGGCGGACGCCATCAACGAGCTCGCCGAGCGAGAGGGCATCGACCTCGGCTCGTCGTTCGCCTACAGCGATTCGATGACCGACCTCCCGATGATGGAGTTGGTCGGCCACCCGGTGGCGGTGAACCCGGAGAAGGACCTCAGGAAGCTCGCCGAGGAGCGGGGATGGGAGATCCTCGAGTTCCAGCGGCAGGTGTCGCTGCGCACGCGTCTCGCTCGACCCGTCCCCATCATCTCCGGAGCGACGATCGCGGCGGCGGGCATCGGCGCCCTGGCCGTGATCCTGCTGAAGCGCCGCGCCGCGGCGAGGGCGTGA
- a CDS encoding MFS transporter: MTDQETAARAAEGDRAKLGGNYWKLWTASVISNLGDGVALIAYPWLASAVTRNPLLIALIAVAQRIPWLVFTLPAGVITDRVDRRRIMVAMDAFRTVVTLGVAVAVVVGADSLPSPDEVAGGIAISTNMAIYSVLVAASLLFGLAEVLRDNAAQTIMPAIVEPGALEKANGRMWGAEMVANSFVGPPLGSLLIAALFALPFFFDAGTFAVAAALVFLVAGDFRTRRDVPASKKVEWRREIAEGFSWLWGHSLLRPMAIILGLMNALSSLTFATLVLFAQEVLGIGSFAFALLMTGGALGGIIGSVSASRVSKALGSGTSLYVTFIGGAITSLVIGVTSAWPIAWLMFVAFTFTAVLWNVITVSLRQTIIPDRLLGRVNSVYRFFAWGMMPIGLALGGLIVSATDTFASRELALRMPWFVTAAAYALVFLYAAPKLTTAKLEAARAEGIAAKEAEKAPGA; encoded by the coding sequence ATGACCGACCAGGAGACCGCGGCTCGGGCCGCCGAGGGCGACCGCGCCAAGCTGGGTGGGAACTACTGGAAGCTCTGGACCGCAAGCGTCATCTCGAACCTGGGGGACGGTGTGGCCCTCATCGCCTACCCGTGGCTCGCCTCTGCCGTCACGCGCAACCCGTTGCTCATCGCCCTCATCGCCGTCGCCCAGCGGATCCCGTGGCTGGTCTTCACGCTTCCCGCCGGCGTCATCACCGACAGGGTCGATCGGCGCAGGATCATGGTTGCCATGGACGCCTTCAGGACGGTCGTCACCCTCGGGGTCGCCGTTGCAGTCGTCGTCGGCGCCGACTCGCTGCCCTCCCCCGACGAGGTAGCCGGCGGGATCGCGATCTCCACCAACATGGCGATCTACTCCGTTCTCGTCGCCGCCTCACTCCTCTTCGGCTTGGCGGAGGTGCTGCGGGACAACGCCGCCCAGACGATCATGCCGGCCATCGTCGAGCCGGGCGCTCTCGAGAAGGCGAACGGGCGGATGTGGGGAGCCGAGATGGTTGCCAACAGCTTCGTCGGACCGCCCCTCGGCAGCCTCCTCATCGCGGCGCTCTTTGCTCTCCCGTTCTTCTTCGATGCAGGCACGTTTGCCGTCGCCGCGGCTCTCGTCTTCCTCGTCGCCGGCGACTTCCGTACCAGGCGCGACGTGCCTGCATCGAAGAAGGTCGAGTGGCGCAGGGAGATCGCGGAGGGCTTCTCCTGGCTCTGGGGCCACTCGCTCCTCCGCCCGATGGCGATCATCCTCGGCCTGATGAACGCATTGTCGAGCCTCACGTTCGCCACACTCGTCCTTTTCGCCCAGGAGGTACTGGGCATCGGCTCGTTCGCCTTCGCCCTGCTGATGACGGGCGGCGCCCTCGGCGGGATCATCGGAAGCGTCAGCGCATCGCGGGTCAGCAAGGCGCTGGGGAGCGGCACGTCGCTCTACGTGACGTTCATCGGCGGGGCAATCACATCCCTCGTCATCGGCGTCACGTCTGCTTGGCCGATCGCCTGGCTGATGTTCGTGGCGTTCACGTTCACGGCGGTGCTGTGGAACGTCATCACGGTGTCGCTGCGCCAGACGATCATCCCCGACAGGCTTCTCGGCAGGGTGAACAGCGTGTACCGGTTCTTCGCCTGGGGGATGATGCCGATCGGCTTGGCGTTGGGCGGGCTCATCGTATCGGCCACCGACACGTTCGCCAGCCGAGAGCTGGCCCTTCGGATGCCGTGGTTCGTGACCGCGGCGGCGTACGCCTTGGTGTTCCTCTATGCCGCCCCGAAGCTGACCACCGCCAAGCTCGAGGCCGCCAGGGCGGAGGGGATCGCAGCCAAGGAAGCGGAGAAGGCGCCGGGAGCCTGA
- a CDS encoding winged helix-turn-helix domain-containing protein, with product MSTIPLPAPESIPDYSLDDYVVADTPEQLKAIGDPTRKTVLDMLLERAATTSHLAAALGKPKGTVGYHIKVLEDADLVRVVRTRKVRAMTEKYYGRTGRTIVFGAIPAEGEMWMLSEAAEEAVAEAGSALPMTTLRHVRIPEEAAAEFSRRVLLLAEEFVRMPRGGSRVYGFVAAVYPTDRPSLKEPRE from the coding sequence ATGTCGACCATACCTCTGCCGGCACCTGAGAGCATCCCGGACTACAGCCTCGACGACTACGTCGTCGCCGACACACCTGAACAACTGAAGGCGATCGGCGACCCGACGCGGAAGACCGTCCTCGACATGCTGCTCGAGCGGGCCGCGACGACGTCGCACCTGGCGGCGGCGCTCGGCAAGCCGAAGGGCACGGTCGGCTACCACATCAAGGTCCTCGAGGATGCCGACCTCGTCCGGGTCGTCCGCACTAGGAAGGTGAGGGCGATGACCGAGAAGTACTACGGCAGGACGGGCCGCACGATCGTCTTCGGCGCGATTCCGGCGGAGGGCGAGATGTGGATGCTCAGCGAAGCTGCCGAGGAGGCCGTGGCCGAGGCCGGCTCGGCGCTCCCGATGACCACGCTCCGCCATGTCAGGATCCCGGAGGAGGCGGCCGCGGAGTTCTCACGGAGGGTGCTCTTGCTGGCCGAGGAGTTCGTCCGCATGCCGCGAGGCGGATCGCGGGTCTACGGGTTCGTCGCCGCCGTCTATCCAACAGACCGACCATCGCTCAAGGAGCCGAGGGAATGA
- the leuC gene encoding 3-isopropylmalate dehydratase large subunit, protein MAASTLFDKVWADHLVEDGDPALIFVDLHLVHEVTSPQAFESLELSGRPVRRPDLCLATIDHGVPTEGRALGIQDPLSRRQIDTLVENCRRHGITLFGIDDPRQGIVHVIGPEQGVTQPGMTIVCGDSHTSTHGAFGALAFGIGTSEVEHVLATQTLSQTKPKSMAINVEGTLPTGVTAKDVILGIINRIGVAGGTGHVIEYRGSTIRSLSMEGRMTICNMSIEGGARAGMIAPDDTTYEYLVGKPHAPIGAAWDDALAYWESLPTDEGALFDAEVDLRAADLAPFVSWGTNPAQSVPVTGRVPFPDDFDDPLDRDATERALAYMDLEPGTAIEEIRIDRVFFGSCTNARIEDLRAAAPLLEGKTVHPDVSAMVVPGSGLVKMEAEAEGLDRVFKEAGFEWRDAGCSMCLGMNPDILAPGERCASTSNRNFEGRQGRGGRTHLVSPEMAVAAAVEGHFVDVRRWT, encoded by the coding sequence ATGGCTGCCAGCACCCTGTTCGACAAGGTCTGGGCCGACCATCTCGTCGAGGATGGCGACCCTGCCTTGATCTTCGTCGACCTGCACCTCGTCCACGAGGTCACGTCTCCGCAGGCGTTCGAGTCGCTCGAGCTGTCCGGCCGTCCGGTCCGCCGCCCCGACCTCTGCCTGGCGACGATCGACCATGGCGTGCCGACGGAGGGGAGAGCCCTCGGTATCCAGGATCCGCTCTCTCGCCGGCAGATCGACACTCTGGTGGAGAACTGCCGCAGGCACGGGATCACGCTGTTCGGGATCGACGATCCGCGCCAGGGCATCGTGCACGTGATCGGCCCGGAGCAGGGCGTCACCCAGCCCGGGATGACGATCGTCTGCGGCGACTCGCACACCTCGACCCACGGCGCCTTCGGGGCGTTGGCTTTCGGGATCGGAACCAGCGAGGTCGAGCACGTGCTGGCGACGCAGACGCTGTCGCAGACCAAGCCCAAGTCCATGGCGATCAACGTCGAAGGCACCCTGCCGACCGGGGTGACGGCGAAGGACGTGATTCTCGGCATCATCAACCGCATCGGCGTCGCAGGCGGCACCGGCCACGTCATCGAGTACCGGGGCTCGACGATCCGGTCTCTGTCGATGGAGGGTCGGATGACGATCTGCAACATGTCCATCGAGGGCGGGGCCAGAGCCGGGATGATCGCCCCGGACGACACGACGTACGAGTACCTCGTGGGAAAGCCTCACGCCCCGATCGGTGCCGCGTGGGACGATGCCCTGGCGTACTGGGAGAGCTTGCCAACGGACGAAGGGGCGCTCTTCGACGCCGAGGTCGACCTGAGAGCCGCCGACCTGGCGCCCTTCGTGTCGTGGGGCACCAATCCGGCACAGAGCGTCCCGGTCACGGGGCGGGTGCCCTTCCCTGACGACTTCGACGATCCGCTCGACCGCGACGCCACCGAGCGAGCACTGGCGTACATGGACCTCGAGCCGGGCACGGCCATCGAGGAGATAAGGATCGACCGGGTCTTCTTCGGTTCGTGCACGAACGCCAGGATCGAGGACCTGCGGGCGGCCGCCCCGCTCCTGGAAGGCAAGACGGTCCACCCGGACGTCTCGGCGATGGTGGTCCCCGGTTCGGGGCTCGTGAAGATGGAGGCCGAAGCAGAGGGCCTCGACAGGGTCTTCAAGGAGGCGGGCTTCGAGTGGCGAGACGCCGGCTGCTCGATGTGCCTCGGCATGAACCCGGACATCCTCGCGCCCGGCGAGCGATGCGCCTCGACGTCCAACCGGAACTTCGAGGGCCGCCAGGGAAGGGGCGGGCGAACCCACCTCGTGAGTCCCGAGATGGCGGTCGCCGCCGCCGTCGAAGGCCACTTCGTCGACGTGAGGAGGTGGACGTGA
- the leuD gene encoding 3-isopropylmalate dehydratase small subunit, producing MRAVTIIEGQMAPLPRANVDTDQIIPKQFLKRIERSGFGPFLFYDWAVDEEGELVPDFIINRPEYQGAKVLVTGPNFGSGSSREHAPWALEDRGFEAIIAPSFADIFRGNCHKIGLVPVQLAQHEVNHLMGLAEDPRNAVTIDIANDQVIAEGFEATFDLDPFAKHCLVNGLDHIALTMQHAGAIGEFEAARPPFKPSLA from the coding sequence GTGAGAGCCGTCACGATCATCGAGGGACAGATGGCCCCGCTGCCGCGGGCGAACGTCGACACCGACCAGATCATCCCCAAGCAGTTCCTGAAGCGCATCGAGCGGTCCGGCTTCGGGCCGTTCCTGTTCTACGACTGGGCGGTTGACGAGGAGGGCGAGCTCGTCCCGGACTTCATCATCAATCGCCCCGAGTACCAGGGTGCCAAGGTGCTGGTCACCGGCCCGAACTTCGGCTCGGGGTCGTCACGCGAGCACGCCCCGTGGGCCCTGGAGGACCGCGGTTTCGAGGCGATCATCGCCCCGTCGTTCGCCGACATCTTCCGCGGTAACTGCCACAAGATCGGGCTCGTACCGGTGCAACTCGCCCAGCACGAGGTCAACCACCTCATGGGGCTCGCCGAAGATCCGCGCAACGCAGTGACGATCGACATAGCCAACGATCAGGTGATCGCCGAGGGCTTCGAGGCGACGTTCGACCTCGACCCGTTTGCCAAGCACTGCCTGGTGAACGGGTTGGATCACATCGCGCTCACGATGCAGCATGCCGGCGCAATCGGCGAGTTCGAAGCGGCTCGACCGCCCTTCAAGCCGTCTCTGGCATGA
- a CDS encoding glycerophosphodiester phosphodiesterase produces the protein MSTIHPYLSKEHPIRLAHRGSRLLWPENTMEAFQGAVDLGYRYLETDVRLTRDGVVVVFHDATLDRLTNGTGRVADWRFDELSQLDAAFTYQPSGDFPYRGEGIGIPALEDVLATWPDVHFNIDLKATGTPEAVAEIVERLDRRPSVLIASFSDRRIARFTRLTGGQVATSAGSAASVAMWVASRLGRSPRVGATAYQVPFDQRGMPIDRRFIDGAHATGAQVHTWTVDDAADMHRLLDLGVDGIVTDRPDVLNDVVAARA, from the coding sequence GTGAGCACGATCCATCCATACCTCTCGAAGGAGCACCCCATCCGCCTTGCTCACCGCGGGAGCCGTCTGCTCTGGCCCGAGAACACGATGGAGGCGTTCCAGGGTGCGGTGGACCTCGGCTATCGCTACCTCGAGACCGATGTGCGCCTGACGAGGGACGGAGTCGTCGTGGTGTTCCACGACGCAACGCTCGACCGGCTCACGAACGGCACCGGGCGTGTCGCCGATTGGCGCTTCGACGAGCTCTCACAGCTCGATGCCGCCTTCACGTACCAGCCCTCCGGCGACTTCCCGTATCGGGGCGAGGGGATCGGGATCCCCGCTCTCGAGGACGTGCTGGCGACGTGGCCGGACGTGCACTTCAACATCGACTTGAAGGCCACCGGAACGCCCGAGGCGGTAGCCGAGATCGTCGAGCGCCTCGATCGTCGGCCCAGCGTGCTGATCGCCTCCTTCTCGGACCGCAGGATCGCGCGCTTCACGCGGCTGACCGGCGGACAGGTGGCGACCTCGGCAGGCTCGGCGGCGTCCGTTGCGATGTGGGTGGCGTCGCGCCTCGGCCGGTCCCCCCGGGTCGGGGCCACCGCGTACCAGGTGCCGTTCGACCAACGGGGCATGCCGATCGACAGGAGGTTCATCGACGGAGCCCACGCCACGGGAGCCCAGGTCCACACGTGGACGGTCGACGACGCGGCGGACATGCACAGGCTGCTCGACCTCGGCGTCGACGGGATCGTCACCGACCGGCCGGACGTCCTCAACGACGTGGTGGCGGCGAGGGCCTGA
- the hutI gene encoding imidazolonepropionase — MSDLVLTDLSQVVTNDPAHGSRLGIVTDPAIAIVDGTIAWVGKRGELPGDFQAMPSVAFEGRSAVPGFVDSHTHLVFGGDRAGEFGERLAGRAYEEILASGGGIEATVAATVAAATADLLEATRARAATMLAAGTTTVEIKSGYALDGPGEERLLEIAGAVMEQLPLDVASTYLVHTVPRQWPGGRDAYVEDVVGDILPRCAPLARFCDVFCDEGVFTVAETRRIVEAAKSHGLVPRLHACQLASSGGAGLAAEVGAASADHLDHVTGDELAAMEKAGTVAVLLPGVSFSMRLPQPDARRIAAAGVTIAIATDANPGTSYVLTMPFVIALATLEMGMSPDDALWSATRGGALALRERSKGWLRPGAAADIVVLDAPSHVHLAYRPDSPLVHAVLKDGVTVAAPTPLPESFG; from the coding sequence GTGAGCGATCTCGTCCTCACCGACCTCAGCCAGGTCGTCACCAACGATCCAGCCCACGGGAGCAGGCTCGGCATCGTCACCGACCCCGCCATCGCCATCGTCGACGGGACGATCGCATGGGTCGGCAAGCGCGGCGAGCTCCCTGGTGACTTCCAGGCCATGCCGAGCGTTGCCTTCGAAGGACGATCCGCGGTGCCCGGGTTCGTCGACTCGCACACGCATCTCGTCTTCGGGGGCGACAGGGCGGGCGAGTTCGGCGAGCGGCTCGCAGGGCGCGCCTACGAGGAGATCCTGGCGTCCGGTGGCGGGATCGAGGCGACGGTCGCCGCCACCGTCGCTGCGGCGACGGCCGATCTCCTCGAGGCCACCCGGGCCAGGGCGGCCACGATGCTCGCAGCGGGCACGACGACCGTCGAGATCAAGTCCGGGTACGCCCTCGACGGCCCCGGTGAGGAGCGCCTCCTCGAGATCGCCGGGGCGGTGATGGAGCAGCTTCCGCTCGACGTCGCCTCGACCTACCTGGTGCACACGGTTCCACGCCAATGGCCGGGCGGCCGGGACGCCTACGTGGAAGACGTCGTCGGCGATATCCTCCCGAGGTGCGCCCCGCTGGCGCGGTTCTGCGACGTGTTCTGTGACGAGGGCGTCTTCACGGTTGCCGAGACGAGGCGGATCGTCGAAGCGGCGAAAAGCCATGGTCTCGTGCCCCGCCTCCACGCCTGCCAGCTCGCTTCGTCCGGCGGAGCCGGGCTCGCCGCCGAGGTGGGCGCCGCCTCCGCCGACCACCTCGATCATGTCACAGGGGACGAGCTGGCGGCGATGGAGAAGGCAGGAACAGTCGCCGTTCTCCTGCCCGGCGTCTCGTTCTCGATGCGGCTGCCTCAGCCCGACGCTCGAAGGATCGCCGCGGCGGGAGTGACGATCGCCATCGCCACGGACGCCAACCCGGGTACCAGCTACGTCCTCACGATGCCGTTCGTCATCGCTCTGGCAACTCTCGAGATGGGCATGTCCCCGGATGACGCCCTGTGGAGCGCGACGCGGGGAGGCGCTCTCGCTCTTCGGGAGCGCTCGAAGGGATGGCTGCGGCCGGGAGCCGCCGCCGACATCGTCGTCCTCGACGCGCCAAGCCATGTCCACCTGGCGTACCGCCCGGACAGCCCGCTCGTCCACGCTGTGCTCAAGGACGGCGTCACCGTCGCCGCGCCGACGCCGCTGCCCGAGTCGTTCGGCTGA